Proteins from a single region of Chloroherpeton thalassium ATCC 35110:
- a CDS encoding alpha/beta hydrolase codes for MAQGKIVIEEFTSEVLRDNPLGDPFVRKIPIYLPPSYNDINHFPVIFLLSGFASTGLSFLNYRFGRPTLAEQLDKLIADGKMAETIVVMPDCMTRYGGAQFLNSAATGNYMQHITEELIPFIDANYYTIPGKDYRALAGRSSGGYGALVLAMHHPDKFAALACHSGDMNFELCYAKNFPKASVVLERYDYDIPKFFETYETSDKKPGDGFVVLDMIGMSAAYSPNANKSVPENFDVPFDLRTCERKPDVWQRWLENDPIYMIREEKYQNALRSMKQIFIDCGKFDEYNLQFGARQFSDKLGELGIAHTYEEFPDSHMDTAYRYNVSLPVLVNAIK; via the coding sequence ATGGCTCAAGGAAAAATTGTTATAGAAGAATTTACAAGCGAAGTTTTGCGGGACAATCCGCTGGGCGATCCGTTCGTTCGCAAAATCCCGATTTATTTGCCGCCGTCTTATAACGACATCAATCACTTTCCGGTGATTTTTCTTTTGTCGGGATTTGCCAGCACGGGGCTGAGCTTTTTGAATTATCGCTTCGGGCGACCGACGCTTGCCGAACAATTGGACAAATTAATTGCCGACGGGAAAATGGCCGAAACCATCGTGGTTATGCCGGATTGCATGACGCGCTACGGCGGGGCGCAATTTTTGAACTCCGCAGCCACCGGAAACTACATGCAGCACATCACCGAAGAGCTGATTCCGTTTATCGATGCGAATTATTACACGATTCCCGGAAAAGATTATCGGGCGCTGGCCGGTCGCTCGTCCGGCGGTTACGGGGCGCTCGTTTTGGCCATGCACCATCCCGACAAGTTCGCCGCGCTCGCCTGCCACAGCGGCGACATGAACTTTGAGCTTTGCTACGCCAAAAATTTCCCGAAAGCCTCCGTCGTTTTGGAACGATACGATTACGACATTCCGAAATTTTTTGAGACTTACGAAACCTCCGATAAAAAGCCCGGCGACGGCTTCGTCGTGCTGGACATGATCGGCATGTCGGCGGCCTACTCGCCGAACGCAAATAAAAGCGTCCCCGAAAATTTCGATGTCCCGTTCGATTTGCGCACCTGCGAACGCAAGCCTGACGTTTGGCAACGCTGGTTGGAAAACGACCCGATTTACATGATTCGTGAGGAAAAATATCAAAATGCGCTGCGGAGCATGAAGCAAATTTTTATCGATTGCGGCAAATTTGACGAGTATAACTTGCAGTTCGGCGCACGCCAATTTTCCGATAAGCTCGGTGAGCTTGGCATCGCGCACACCTACGAGGAATTCCCGGACTCGCACATGGACACCGCGTATCGCTACAATGTTTCGCTGCCCGTTTTGGTCAATGCAATCAAATAA
- a CDS encoding AAA family ATPase, which translates to MRIKSLSVANFKSFRAFRVAFQKLNILIGANSAGKSNFLQILKFLRDIAKEGLPNAVCMHGGTDYIRNLHLSPKEPLEICLTLVQPLRLFDRANRLEAASHEQTYSLKIGFGKNNCGYRILHEELELAGTFENRPFTLRIKNEQGKLLAEKSEDSETPFDALGMLTLPADERLGENEALLLSENSLLGIYPPFGSALRQFAFYDFDPKMTKKAVPLIGKSELEADGSNLALVLKNILSDKDRKTEFLTLVQEVLPFIESFEAERLSDNLLYLQMRETPNKSVPIPAAFISDGTLNITALLIALYFERKSVLILEEPERNIHPFLISRLVEMMHDASEQKQIFLTTHHPEIVRFGGAKNLLLSHATRKIFPSFRIPRKKRKSKLF; encoded by the coding sequence ATGCGGATAAAATCCTTATCAGTTGCGAATTTCAAAAGCTTTCGCGCGTTTCGCGTGGCGTTTCAAAAGCTGAATATTTTAATCGGCGCAAATTCTGCGGGCAAGTCCAACTTTTTGCAAATCCTGAAATTTCTTCGTGACATCGCAAAAGAGGGCTTGCCGAACGCCGTTTGTATGCATGGCGGCACGGATTACATCCGAAATTTGCACCTCAGCCCGAAAGAGCCGCTGGAAATTTGCCTAACGCTCGTGCAGCCGCTTCGTTTGTTTGACCGCGCGAATCGCTTGGAAGCGGCGTCGCACGAGCAAACCTACTCGCTGAAAATCGGATTCGGCAAAAACAATTGCGGCTATCGGATTTTGCACGAAGAATTAGAGCTTGCGGGCACGTTCGAAAACCGACCGTTCACGCTTCGCATCAAAAACGAGCAAGGCAAACTTTTGGCTGAAAAAAGTGAAGATTCTGAAACCCCGTTCGATGCGCTCGGCATGTTGACGCTGCCGGCGGATGAGCGGCTCGGGGAAAACGAGGCGTTGCTTTTGTCGGAAAATTCGCTGTTGGGAATTTATCCGCCGTTCGGTTCGGCGCTTCGGCAATTTGCCTTTTATGATTTTGACCCAAAAATGACGAAAAAAGCCGTGCCGCTCATCGGCAAATCCGAGCTTGAGGCCGACGGCAGTAACCTTGCGCTCGTTTTAAAAAATATTCTTTCGGACAAAGATCGCAAGACCGAGTTTTTAACGCTCGTTCAAGAGGTGCTGCCGTTTATCGAAAGCTTTGAGGCCGAGCGACTTTCCGACAATCTGCTTTATCTGCAAATGCGCGAAACCCCAAACAAATCCGTTCCGATTCCGGCGGCGTTCATTTCCGACGGGACGCTCAACATTACCGCGCTGCTCATTGCGCTTTATTTTGAACGAAAAAGCGTGTTGATTCTTGAAGAGCCGGAGCGCAATATTCACCCGTTTTTAATTTCGCGCCTTGTGGAAATGATGCACGACGCTTCGGAGCAAAAACAAATTTTCCTCACGACGCATCATCCCGAGATAGTGCGCTTCGGCGGCGCCAAGAACCTCTTGTTATCTCACGCGACGCGAAAAATTTTTCCATCCTTTCGCATCCCTCGCAAAAAGAGGAAATCAAAACTTTTTTGA